A DNA window from Paenibacillus andongensis contains the following coding sequences:
- a CDS encoding exodeoxyribonuclease III: protein MKLVSWNVNGLRACVNKGFIDYFEQKEADIFCLQETKLQEGQINLELGEAYTQYWNYAVKKGYSGTAVFTRIQPLSVRYGMEENEEPEGRILTLEFDNFYLVTVYTPNAKRDLSRLDYRVEWEDRFRSYLLQLDAQKPVVVCGDLNVAHHEIDIKNAKGNLNNSGFTPQERGKMTELLDAGFIDTFRHLYPDRTDVYSWWSNMPGVRARNVGWRIDYFLASTRLGPKIIDAQIDCDILGSDHCPVVLELDWS, encoded by the coding sequence ATGAAACTTGTATCCTGGAACGTTAATGGGTTGAGAGCATGCGTCAATAAAGGGTTCATTGATTATTTCGAGCAAAAGGAGGCAGATATCTTCTGTCTTCAAGAGACGAAGCTGCAGGAAGGACAGATCAACCTAGAACTAGGCGAAGCCTATACACAATATTGGAATTATGCGGTTAAAAAAGGGTATTCTGGCACCGCCGTTTTCACAAGAATTCAACCGCTCTCGGTGAGATATGGTATGGAGGAGAATGAAGAGCCGGAGGGTCGGATCCTCACGTTGGAATTCGACAATTTCTATCTCGTGACCGTCTATACACCCAATGCGAAACGTGATCTCTCTAGGCTGGATTACCGTGTGGAGTGGGAGGATCGCTTTCGAAGCTACCTCTTGCAACTTGACGCCCAAAAGCCTGTTGTCGTTTGCGGTGATTTGAATGTTGCCCACCATGAAATTGACATCAAGAATGCCAAAGGAAATCTCAATAATTCAGGCTTTACCCCACAAGAACGCGGCAAAATGACGGAATTGTTGGATGCAGGATTTATCGATACGTTCCGACATCTCTACCCTGATCGGACTGATGTCTATTCGTGGTGGTCTAATATGCCAGGCGTAAGAGCCCGTAATGTGGGATGGAGAATCGATTATTTCCTGGCATCTACGAGACTAGGTCCTAAGATCATTGATGCTCAAATTGACTGCGATATATTGGGCAGCGATCATTGTCCTGTCGTATTGGAGCTCGATTGGAGTTAA